A window of the Zeugodacus cucurbitae isolate PBARC_wt_2022May chromosome 4, idZeuCucr1.2, whole genome shotgun sequence genome harbors these coding sequences:
- the LOC105217505 gene encoding uncharacterized protein LOC105217505, producing the protein MTKFIKVLFSISCMLALVKTMNDMGSLSFKCIFDPAKTITKIVPGILIIQHAYEYDNKYATNLQAVDCFINVASSTIINKKVEEITQEFETRDLKIAEEPLNDMEYNEDVEKREANEVDNTVDGKGLQKRKLKRVINTKDGAAMEIYYRSIAEDKQFKQRHFTKVTKIISSKKATQIIVNARKTHENNTLKGILSLRKRTAFHRSINEDKLFKTKNFTKITKRLKSRFIEENITLAQISKHKFEGVVEAFCDSKSVDCDSEKCYKKAPIETVYKKSSKEVFEEHDASNNVISTIATIESDYKKPSKELFEENKPNKIRDSIENNNILDPSSSELSAKEILDEKPKNLLFDKINPDALMENILFHPRVIYA; encoded by the exons ATGACGAAG TTCATCAAAGTGTTGTTTTCAATCAGCTGTATGTTGGCATTAGTCAAAACCATGAACGATATGGGATCACTGAGTTTTAAATGCATCTTTGATCCAGCTAAAACTATTACCAAAATAGTACCGGGAATTCTTATCATACAACATGCATATGAATATGACAATAAGTATGCAACAAATCTACAAGCAGTTGACTGTTTTATAAATGTGGCGAGTAGTACAATTATTAATAAGAAAGTTGAAGAAATTACACAAGAATTTGAAACGCGTGATTTGAAGATCGCCGAAGAGCCACTAAACGATATGGAGTATAATGAAGATGTCGAAAAGCGGGAAGCAAATGAAGTAGACAACACAGTCGATGGAAAAGGTTTACAAAAACGAAAACTAAAGCGCGTTATAAATACAAAAGATGGCGCTGCGATGGAAATCTATTATAGATCTATAGCTGAAGATAAACAATTTAAACAGCgacattttacaaaagtaacgAAAATTATTAGTTCTAAAAAAGCAACGCAAATAATAGTTAATGCGAGAAAAACACACGAAAATAATACGTTAAAAGGCATACTGAGTTTGCGAAAACGCACGGCATTTCACAGATCTATTAACGAAGATaagttatttaaaacaaaaaactttacaaaaataacgaAACGGCTGAAATCAAGATtcattgaagaaaatattaccTTGGCTCAAATCTCGAAGCACAAATTTGAAGGTGTAGTTGAAGCATTCTGCGATAGTAAGAGTGTTGACTGTGACAGCGAAAAGTGTTATAAAAAAG CTCCAATTGAAACTGTTTATAAAAAGTCGAGCAAGGAAGTCTTCGAAGAACATGATGCCAGCAACAATGTCATTTCAACTATAGCTACAATTGAATCCGATTATAAAAAGCCGAGTAAGGAACTATTCGAAGAGAACAAGCCCAATAAAATTAGGGACTccatagaaaataataatatattggaCCCAAGTAGTAGTGAGTTGAGTGCTAAAGAAATTCTCGATGAGAAAccgaaaaatttgttatttgataaaattaatCCCGATGCTttgatggaaaatattttatttcatccaAGAGTTATTTATGcttga